In one Novosphingopyxis iocasae genomic region, the following are encoded:
- a CDS encoding Fur family transcriptional regulator, producing MHTKIDLEALCAERGLRITDQRRTIARVISDSDDHPDVEELYKRASEIDPKISIATVYRTVRLFEDAGILDRHDFGDGRARYEASPEAHHDHLIDVESGKVVEFVDPELEALQKQIAEKLGYRLVDHRMELYGVALDRKD from the coding sequence ATGCACACCAAGATCGATCTGGAAGCTTTGTGTGCCGAACGCGGCCTTCGCATCACCGACCAGCGACGCACGATCGCCCGCGTCATCTCTGACTCGGACGACCATCCGGACGTCGAAGAGTTGTACAAGCGCGCTTCCGAGATCGATCCGAAAATCTCCATCGCCACCGTTTATCGCACCGTGCGCCTGTTCGAGGACGCCGGCATTCTCGATCGCCACGATTTCGGTGACGGGCGCGCACGCTATGAAGCTTCCCCGGAAGCGCATCACGACCATCTGATCGACGTTGAAAGCGGCAAGGTTGTCGAGTTCGTCGATCCCGAGCTGGAAGCGCTGCAAAAGCAGATCGCCGAGAAACTTGGCTATCGTCTGGTCGATCACCGCATGGAGCTTTATGGCGTCGCCCTTGACCGCAAGGACTGA
- a CDS encoding MucR family transcriptional regulator — translation MSETLITLTADIVAAHVSNNSVAVSDLPLIISNVHEALAGLNGQTQEETPPEPAVPIKNSIKRDYIVCLEDGKKLKMLKRHLNTHYDMTPEDYRAKWGLPADYPMVAPAYAEQRRQLAKDIGLGRKKGGRKKADS, via the coding sequence ATGAGCGAAACGTTGATTACGCTCACGGCCGACATTGTGGCCGCCCATGTGAGCAACAATAGCGTTGCGGTTTCCGATCTCCCGCTGATCATCTCCAACGTTCACGAAGCACTGGCCGGCCTGAATGGCCAGACGCAGGAAGAAACGCCGCCGGAGCCGGCCGTTCCGATCAAGAATTCGATCAAGCGCGATTACATTGTGTGTCTTGAGGACGGCAAGAAGCTGAAGATGCTGAAGCGTCACCTCAACACCCATTATGATATGACGCCGGAAGATTATCGCGCAAAATGGGGCCTGCCCGCCGACTATCCGATGGTCGCGCCGGCCTATGCCGAACAGCGCCGTCAGCTGGCCAAGGACATCGGCCTGGGCCGCAAGAAGGGTGGCCGGAAGAAGGCCGACAGCTGA